Proteins encoded in a region of the Streptomyces sp. NBC_01298 genome:
- a CDS encoding M56 family metallopeptidase, which translates to MNHHVLPPLGLALATGALLPWTLARARWAQQVPRLALTVWTACGLIFALAVALIPAQLLLPGRVSHRIVDMALTLTFPSLHQLRHATGLEYAAAATALAVLALPVTGFLREVLRARRARSRHAGLLQLVGRYDARLGATVLDDPRPAVYCLPGRSRQVVVSSGAVTTLTEPQLAAALCHERAHIAGRHHLLVAAARAYATAFPRLPLARLGGRAVPLLLEMTADDQAMRAASREALATALYTLAVGRAPREAFAASGPSAALRMRRILTPHRSGHPVLRGLFAVTAAAAAITPLILACCSVPG; encoded by the coding sequence ATGAACCATCACGTCCTGCCTCCCCTCGGACTCGCCCTCGCCACAGGCGCGTTGTTGCCCTGGACGCTGGCACGCGCCCGCTGGGCCCAACAGGTTCCGCGGCTGGCGCTCACCGTATGGACGGCATGCGGCCTGATCTTCGCGCTCGCGGTGGCCCTGATCCCGGCACAACTGCTACTCCCCGGCAGGGTCAGCCACCGGATCGTCGACATGGCCCTGACCCTGACCTTCCCCTCCCTTCACCAGCTGAGGCATGCGACCGGTCTCGAATACGCCGCAGCGGCTACCGCTCTCGCCGTCCTGGCGTTGCCCGTCACCGGCTTCCTGCGTGAGGTCCTGAGGGCGCGTCGGGCCCGGTCCCGACACGCAGGACTACTGCAATTGGTCGGCCGCTACGACGCGAGGCTGGGAGCGACCGTCTTGGACGACCCACGCCCCGCGGTCTACTGCCTTCCCGGACGGTCGCGCCAAGTGGTGGTCTCGTCAGGGGCGGTCACCACCCTGACGGAACCTCAGCTGGCCGCCGCCCTCTGCCACGAGCGGGCTCACATCGCAGGCCGTCATCATTTGCTCGTCGCGGCGGCCAGGGCCTACGCAACCGCCTTCCCCCGACTGCCGCTGGCGCGGCTCGGCGGAAGGGCCGTACCACTCCTACTGGAGATGACAGCGGACGATCAAGCGATGCGTGCTGCTTCACGGGAGGCACTGGCCACGGCGCTCTACACGCTGGCAGTCGGACGGGCACCGCGCGAGGCATTCGCGGCGAGCGGCCCCTCGGCAGCTCTGCGCATGCGCCGAATCCTGACTCCGCATCGTTCGGGACACCCCGTCTTGCGTGGGCTGTTCGCGGTCACGGCAGCGGCTGCTGCCATCACTCCGCTGATCCTCGCCTGTTGTTCGGTGCCGGGTTAG
- a CDS encoding GNAT family N-acetyltransferase produces MGIRDSYGEILGRTDTERLVSDQCALPRLRAEIEMPGGAPGWLGWLVAADPDGNIQGVASGGVAVPTQGEIYALCTAPGRRRKGVGTALLAAVTIRMVAYGATSQRISLPVGKDPALPFFTHHDFALVAPLRLGRML; encoded by the coding sequence GTGGGGATTCGCGACAGCTACGGCGAAATCCTCGGACGGACCGACACCGAGCGGCTGGTTTCCGACCAGTGCGCCCTGCCCCGCCTAAGAGCTGAAATCGAAATGCCCGGCGGGGCGCCGGGCTGGCTGGGCTGGCTGGTGGCCGCGGACCCTGACGGCAACATCCAAGGTGTCGCGTCAGGCGGCGTCGCAGTTCCGACCCAGGGTGAGATATACGCCCTGTGCACCGCTCCCGGCCGGCGCCGCAAGGGCGTGGGGACGGCACTGCTTGCGGCGGTCACCATACGGATGGTCGCGTACGGCGCCACCTCCCAGCGAATCAGTCTTCCCGTCGGCAAGGACCCTGCGCTGCCGTTCTTCACGCACCACGACTTCGCCCTCGTCGCGCCGCTACGGCTCGGCCGCATGCTCTGA
- a CDS encoding class I SAM-dependent methyltransferase, whose protein sequence is MPAALVPVLPSEYTGRCEALGTSIRATAEYLPGLESTSPVDNDSVWLHDALLGPHSADIVRYLRLARATGGPVLDLGSGAGRLAVPFARHGFLVEAVDRDASSLERLQTWGRRIGPQVSRLVIPTRADLAELHLRRTYRLALLAGTMVSAVSPRARPELLREIASHLDPGGALALDYTAHQLRGLSEDPHRTWAFQVPRFDGIEEWVVARQVFDLADMSERITYYAVRTGKSSSERVVLTTDKWVIDPQRLTDELHAAGLRIEGRRRRRIDERTESVFLVCRAHA, encoded by the coding sequence GTGCCTGCAGCGCTTGTGCCGGTCCTGCCGTCCGAATACACGGGACGGTGTGAGGCACTGGGCACCAGCATCCGCGCCACCGCGGAATACCTGCCCGGCCTCGAGTCGACCTCTCCCGTCGACAATGACTCGGTGTGGCTGCACGACGCACTGCTCGGCCCCCACAGCGCCGACATCGTCCGCTACTTGAGGCTGGCTCGGGCCACTGGCGGCCCGGTCCTCGACCTCGGCTCAGGGGCGGGTCGACTCGCCGTTCCCTTCGCCCGGCACGGCTTCCTCGTCGAGGCTGTCGACCGGGATGCTTCGAGCCTGGAACGGCTCCAGACGTGGGGCCGACGGATCGGGCCGCAGGTGTCGCGGCTGGTGATCCCCACTCGCGCCGACCTCGCGGAGTTGCACCTGCGGCGCACGTACCGTCTGGCGTTGCTCGCCGGGACGATGGTCTCTGCCGTATCGCCACGGGCGCGCCCCGAACTACTGCGCGAGATCGCATCACACCTGGACCCCGGCGGCGCGCTCGCCCTCGACTACACGGCGCACCAGCTGCGGGGGCTGTCCGAGGATCCCCACCGCACCTGGGCTTTCCAAGTTCCCCGCTTCGACGGGATCGAGGAGTGGGTGGTGGCTCGCCAGGTCTTCGACTTGGCGGACATGAGCGAGCGCATCACGTACTACGCGGTCCGGACGGGCAAGTCGAGTTCCGAGCGGGTGGTCCTGACCACCGACAAGTGGGTCATCGACCCGCAACGGCTCACGGACGAGCTGCACGCGGCCGGACTCCGCATCGAGGGCCGGCGACGCCGCCGTATCGACGAGCGGACCGAGAGCGTGTTCCTCGTTTGCCGGGCCCACGCCTGA
- a CDS encoding Fur family transcriptional regulator: MIQRLRDVGLRVTGPRLEVLQVMAAGGHMDVETITATARERLGTLTSQAVYEMLRHFLDTGLATKFDRPGLPAVFEISGTPHQHALCVRCGRVENVESEVPKAIGEGLQEWQMGEADVVFKGLCPDCLRAAGD, encoded by the coding sequence GTGATCCAGCGCCTCCGTGACGTAGGACTGCGGGTCACAGGGCCCCGCCTGGAGGTGCTCCAGGTCATGGCAGCGGGTGGCCACATGGACGTCGAGACCATCACCGCGACCGCCCGTGAGCGGCTCGGCACCCTGACCAGCCAGGCCGTCTACGAGATGCTTCGCCACTTCCTCGATACGGGCTTGGCCACAAAGTTCGACCGCCCTGGACTGCCGGCCGTCTTCGAGATCTCAGGCACACCTCACCAGCATGCGCTCTGCGTGCGCTGCGGCCGGGTGGAGAACGTGGAATCCGAGGTGCCGAAAGCGATCGGCGAGGGTCTCCAGGAGTGGCAGATGGGCGAAGCGGATGTAGTGTTCAAGGGCTTGTGCCCCGACTGCCTCCGCGCAGCGGGGGATTGA
- a CDS encoding helix-turn-helix transcriptional regulator — protein sequence MGDQTLALYLELRERPESGVEKIAASLGFSTEERERCLAELSGLGLLDHHGARDSRTAVEPGIALLGLLRAERERLQNRLIETGRFHDTLDILAGPVLRAGATPEREIGVEIVTDLSRVHLERAGISESVTHDRQTMHTGAVGREESEQTLEEDRRQLARGVRVRAMYGRRAASVPDMARHLRDRAELGVEIRLSPVVPMNMFLADENFALLPIDLHDLSAGAIIARGSALVGSYLALYEYCWHCATPHGEDSPAERGGDGLSEQQVAALHMLASGVKDEEVARNLGVSLRTASRLLSEIMQELGAASRFEAGVKAARLGWLDARSSTPEGPA from the coding sequence GTGGGCGACCAGACCCTCGCGCTTTACCTTGAGCTTCGTGAGCGCCCGGAGTCCGGAGTCGAGAAGATCGCAGCCTCCCTGGGATTCTCGACCGAAGAGCGCGAGCGCTGCCTGGCCGAGCTTTCCGGGCTCGGTCTGCTTGATCACCACGGGGCCAGAGACAGCCGCACTGCCGTCGAACCGGGCATCGCACTGCTCGGGCTCCTCCGTGCCGAACGGGAACGCCTGCAGAACCGGCTGATAGAGACCGGCCGCTTCCACGACACCCTGGACATTCTGGCCGGGCCCGTCTTGCGGGCCGGCGCCACACCCGAGCGTGAGATCGGGGTCGAGATCGTGACCGACCTCAGCCGCGTCCACCTGGAGCGAGCCGGAATCTCCGAGTCCGTGACACACGACCGTCAGACCATGCATACAGGAGCGGTCGGCCGCGAGGAGAGCGAACAGACGCTCGAAGAAGATCGGCGACAGCTGGCGCGCGGTGTGAGGGTGCGAGCCATGTATGGGCGCCGCGCGGCCTCTGTACCGGACATGGCGCGGCACCTGCGAGATCGAGCCGAACTGGGGGTGGAAATAAGACTTTCCCCCGTGGTCCCGATGAACATGTTCCTCGCGGACGAGAATTTCGCCCTCCTACCCATCGACCTGCACGATCTCTCCGCGGGCGCCATCATCGCGCGGGGATCCGCACTGGTCGGCTCGTACCTGGCGCTGTACGAGTACTGCTGGCATTGCGCGACACCCCACGGGGAGGACTCCCCTGCCGAGCGCGGCGGCGACGGGCTGTCTGAACAGCAGGTAGCCGCACTTCACATGCTCGCCTCAGGCGTAAAGGACGAGGAGGTAGCCCGCAACCTGGGGGTGTCCCTGCGCACCGCGAGTCGCCTCCTCTCGGAAATCATGCAGGAGTTGGGGGCCGCGAGCCGCTTCGAGGCGGGGGTCAAGGCGGCCCGTCTCGGTTGGCTGGACGCGAGGAGCAGCACGCCGGAGGGCCCTGCGTGA
- a CDS encoding helix-turn-helix transcriptional regulator, whose translation MSTGDDSSGIQSAERVLALYQELRQRGVSNLDEVFDELKLPPEEYEQRRAELIALGLIVPTSTTHATRADLQAGTWESGPDTVAVVDPEIALLRMLQQERERLREHLDESDRAYSTLEALVGRFLRPGSLNGSEVEVELLSDYRRIQQALEDITDVIQHNLASMHVTALVREVADRVLSRDLRQIENGVRIRAIYHQRITASPEAAEMLRRRVEVGVEIRLSPAVPMNMIIADQQFAVLPVHREDRAAGAILARGPALVRSYLALYEHCWHTATPYGDDVTAERGGDGLSEQQRAALKMLASGMKDEKIARSLGVSLRTVSRMLSEVMQELGASSRFEAGVRAYRLGWLD comes from the coding sequence ATGTCGACGGGTGACGACAGCAGCGGTATCCAGTCGGCCGAGAGGGTTCTCGCGCTTTACCAGGAACTCCGCCAGCGCGGGGTGTCCAATCTCGACGAGGTCTTCGATGAGCTGAAGTTACCGCCGGAAGAGTACGAACAGCGACGAGCGGAACTGATCGCCCTCGGCCTCATCGTGCCGACCAGCACCACCCACGCCACACGTGCCGATCTCCAGGCGGGTACCTGGGAGTCCGGACCGGATACGGTTGCCGTGGTCGACCCCGAGATCGCTCTTCTCCGCATGCTGCAGCAGGAGCGCGAGCGTCTCCGGGAGCATCTGGACGAGTCCGACCGTGCCTACAGCACTCTCGAAGCATTAGTGGGGAGATTTCTTCGGCCCGGCTCGCTGAACGGCTCCGAAGTCGAGGTAGAGCTTCTCAGTGATTACCGGAGGATCCAGCAGGCGCTGGAGGACATCACGGATGTCATCCAGCACAACCTCGCGTCCATGCACGTAACCGCCCTTGTGCGCGAGGTCGCGGACCGCGTACTCAGCCGGGATCTGAGGCAGATCGAGAACGGCGTGCGCATCCGCGCCATCTACCACCAACGCATCACCGCATCCCCGGAGGCAGCCGAGATGCTGCGCCGCCGGGTAGAAGTGGGCGTCGAGATCCGGCTGTCCCCCGCGGTCCCCATGAACATGATCATCGCGGATCAGCAGTTCGCCGTTCTCCCCGTCCACCGCGAGGACCGGGCCGCCGGCGCGATCCTGGCTCGCGGGCCGGCGCTCGTCCGCTCGTATCTGGCGCTGTACGAGCACTGTTGGCACACGGCGACTCCGTACGGCGACGACGTCACTGCCGAACGCGGCGGGGACGGCCTGTCCGAACAGCAGCGGGCCGCTCTCAAAATGCTGGCTTCTGGCATGAAGGACGAAAAGATCGCCCGAAGTCTGGGAGTCTCGTTGAGGACAGTGAGTCGCATGCTGTCCGAGGTGATGCAGGAGCTCGGTGCATCGAGCCGCTTCGAGGCCGGCGTACGCGCCTATCGGCTCGGCTGGCTCGACTGA
- the mshA gene encoding D-inositol-3-phosphate glycosyltransferase, with product MLSVHTSPLHQPGTGDAGGMNVYMVQLSRALAEQGIEVDLFTRCRGEGRPSQVDLAPGVRVRHLHAGPRAALPKEDMPGLVVPFSLALMKERRCYDLVHSHYWLSGQAGRIAAAGWGIPLVHTAHTLALVKNAALAAGDTPEPELRIRGEQQVTASADRLIANTADEAGALRGLYGASAPRVDVVRPGVDLDTFHPGDGRAAARARLGLPTGSFIPVYAGRIQPLKGPDVLVRAVAELLRTDAALRSRLLVPVVGGHSGAGPVGGPWDLARELGVADVLRCLPPVAQAELADWYRAADVLVVPSRSESFGLVALEAQACGTPVLAAAVGGLPTAVWDGVTGVLVPGHDPVDYARCLRWFAQHPEAVVSMGGAAVRHARAMSWQAAATRTLEVYRRALCAQRPAGTQMRQERRHAPASPALPSWRVEKAGIPA from the coding sequence ATGCTCAGTGTCCACACCTCACCGCTTCACCAGCCCGGCACCGGGGACGCGGGCGGCATGAACGTCTACATGGTTCAGCTCTCCCGCGCTCTCGCCGAACAAGGCATCGAAGTAGACCTCTTCACCCGCTGTCGCGGTGAGGGCCGGCCGTCCCAGGTCGACCTCGCCCCGGGTGTACGGGTCCGCCATCTGCACGCGGGGCCACGCGCCGCCCTTCCCAAGGAGGACATGCCGGGTCTGGTGGTGCCGTTCTCGCTGGCGCTGATGAAAGAGCGGCGGTGCTACGACCTGGTCCACTCCCACTACTGGCTCTCCGGCCAGGCCGGCCGCATCGCCGCCGCCGGCTGGGGGATACCGCTTGTGCACACCGCACACACCCTCGCCCTGGTGAAGAACGCCGCCCTCGCCGCCGGCGACACCCCCGAGCCCGAGCTGCGGATCCGGGGCGAGCAGCAAGTCACCGCCTCTGCGGACAGGCTGATCGCCAACACGGCAGACGAGGCTGGGGCGTTGCGGGGCCTCTACGGGGCGTCGGCACCTCGTGTCGACGTGGTCCGACCGGGCGTGGATCTGGACACCTTCCACCCCGGTGACGGTCGGGCAGCGGCGCGGGCGCGACTCGGGTTGCCCACCGGGTCCTTCATCCCCGTGTACGCGGGACGAATTCAGCCACTCAAAGGCCCGGACGTCCTCGTGAGAGCGGTCGCCGAGCTCCTGAGGACCGACGCTGCGCTGCGCAGCCGTCTTCTTGTCCCGGTGGTCGGCGGACACTCGGGCGCCGGACCGGTCGGCGGACCCTGGGACCTGGCGCGCGAGCTGGGGGTGGCGGACGTACTCCGGTGCCTTCCGCCCGTGGCGCAGGCGGAGCTGGCGGACTGGTACCGGGCGGCGGACGTTCTCGTGGTGCCCTCGCGCAGCGAGTCCTTCGGGCTGGTGGCGCTGGAGGCGCAGGCGTGCGGAACCCCTGTACTGGCGGCGGCCGTCGGTGGACTGCCGACGGCCGTGTGGGACGGGGTGACCGGAGTGCTGGTGCCCGGCCACGACCCGGTGGACTACGCCCGCTGCCTGCGGTGGTTTGCGCAGCATCCCGAGGCCGTCGTGAGCATGGGCGGGGCCGCGGTGCGCCATGCGCGGGCGATGAGCTGGCAGGCCGCGGCCACGCGGACGCTGGAGGTGTATCGGCGCGCACTGTGTGCGCAGCGGCCTGCCGGAACGCAAATGAGGCAGGAGCGACGGCACGCTCCTGCCTCACCGGCGCTTCCCTCCTGGAGGGTGGAGAAGGCCGGAATACCAGCCTAA
- a CDS encoding class I tRNA ligase family protein, whose translation MSTPFWITATPPATHGELHIGHLAGPYVAADVLSRYLRAEGEPVLFTTGTADHTSSVHVRALRAGRKPEEVSEGYRAAITADWLRSGIEFDHVVRPRQDRGYGRWVADLFRRLHAEGVIAPRTRMLPYCEPCGRWLYGAHVTGACPHCAAVSDGGMCHECARPNDGGDLVEPHCAVCATPAVPRRCRRLYIPLEPFRETLADYWAATGLPPRLAALCESLVEDGLPDIAVSHPAEWGLSVPVDGFPEHRIDGCFEAAAMHLFGYGDDRPLPERTIHFCGFGHAFCHAVLLPVILLSQGIKLPQEFCVNESFVIEDKVIVSGSDHKVWALDLLTEYGSDTLRRHVLQARPLGRRTVFHADRLDAARKELDENWNSWLSRLFAAVRAESAGLAPAALPGGTGWEVLAQRLLRAVEDLREAYGPDTFDPRRAVALLDEIVRLVSDFGHVNAHETCRPTADCRHLPALSAQLAVASALSAWARPVMPEGADRLAAALKAAPGRPVSDAALAPLPPGSRLAPPSGPIFGF comes from the coding sequence ATGAGCACCCCTTTCTGGATCACCGCGACCCCGCCCGCCACGCACGGTGAACTCCACATCGGTCACCTTGCGGGACCGTACGTCGCAGCCGATGTTCTGTCCCGCTACCTGCGCGCCGAGGGCGAACCGGTCCTGTTCACCACCGGCACCGCTGACCACACCAGTTCCGTACACGTACGCGCACTGCGGGCGGGTCGCAAGCCGGAGGAGGTCTCCGAGGGCTATCGGGCCGCGATCACCGCGGACTGGCTGCGCTCGGGCATCGAGTTCGATCACGTCGTGCGCCCGCGTCAGGACCGGGGATACGGCCGCTGGGTGGCGGACCTCTTCCGGCGGCTGCACGCGGAAGGCGTCATCGCCCCGCGTACGAGGATGCTGCCGTACTGCGAGCCGTGTGGCCGTTGGCTGTACGGCGCGCACGTCACGGGGGCCTGCCCGCACTGCGCAGCCGTCAGCGACGGCGGGATGTGCCACGAGTGCGCCCGCCCCAATGACGGTGGGGACCTCGTGGAGCCCCACTGCGCCGTGTGTGCCACCCCGGCAGTGCCCCGGCGCTGCCGCCGCCTCTACATCCCGCTGGAACCCTTCCGCGAAACGCTCGCCGACTACTGGGCCGCCACCGGCCTGCCGCCCCGTCTCGCCGCACTGTGCGAGTCGCTGGTCGAGGACGGTCTGCCGGACATCGCGGTTTCGCATCCGGCGGAGTGGGGGCTGAGCGTCCCGGTGGACGGTTTCCCCGAGCACCGGATCGACGGCTGCTTCGAGGCAGCCGCGATGCATCTCTTCGGCTACGGCGACGACCGGCCGCTGCCTGAACGCACTATCCACTTCTGCGGGTTCGGCCATGCCTTCTGCCACGCCGTCTTGCTGCCGGTCATTCTCCTGTCCCAGGGCATCAAGCTTCCACAGGAATTCTGTGTGAACGAGTCGTTCGTCATCGAGGACAAGGTCATCGTCTCCGGCTCCGATCACAAGGTGTGGGCGCTGGACCTCCTTACCGAGTACGGGTCCGACACGCTCCGCCGCCACGTCCTGCAGGCTCGCCCGCTGGGCCGGCGAACGGTGTTCCATGCCGACCGGCTCGATGCTGCCCGAAAGGAGTTGGACGAGAACTGGAACAGCTGGCTGTCCCGGCTGTTCGCGGCGGTAAGGGCAGAGAGCGCGGGCTTGGCTCCCGCGGCGTTGCCCGGTGGCACAGGCTGGGAGGTCTTGGCGCAGCGACTGCTGAGGGCGGTGGAGGATCTGCGCGAGGCGTACGGTCCTGACACCTTCGATCCCCGCAGGGCGGTCGCCCTGCTCGATGAAATCGTCCGCTTGGTGTCCGACTTCGGCCACGTCAACGCCCACGAGACATGCCGCCCCACGGCGGACTGCCGTCACCTTCCGGCCCTGTCCGCCCAGCTGGCGGTGGCCTCTGCACTAAGCGCCTGGGCCCGGCCGGTGATGCCGGAGGGCGCGGACCGTCTGGCGGCGGCGCTCAAGGCGGCGCCCGGGCGCCCCGTATCCGATGCGGCACTCGCCCCGCTGCCGCCCGGCAGTCGGCTGGCCCCACCGTCGGGTCCGATTTTCGGCTTCTGA
- a CDS encoding SDR family oxidoreductase, producing MKFENLRVVVTGASRHFGRALAIGFAHLGAEVYVSARTVELAERTRAEVMGSARDRIHAFGCDLSRPAEIREFARQVGEHTDRVDLLVNNGARWLDAVDLEDASDDAIVETIESTAGGTVLMVKHFLPLLRSSQRPDIVNMVAVRDAGGSSVAAAHEAFWTAKSAQAGFAEILSQRLRPSGVRVFSLYPPDFSTSDPRFAEWDGIKADDAIRDEKLTTQALFECIVYAVEQPRDCFIRSFHFEPR from the coding sequence ATGAAATTCGAAAATCTGCGTGTTGTAGTCACGGGTGCCTCGCGCCATTTCGGCCGAGCGCTCGCCATTGGATTCGCCCACTTGGGAGCCGAGGTCTACGTCTCGGCTCGGACCGTGGAGTTGGCCGAGCGAACCCGTGCCGAGGTCATGGGGTCCGCACGCGACCGTATCCATGCCTTCGGCTGCGACCTCAGCCGACCGGCGGAGATCAGGGAGTTCGCCCGCCAGGTCGGCGAACACACCGACCGGGTGGACCTGCTGGTCAACAACGGTGCCCGATGGCTGGACGCCGTCGATCTGGAGGACGCGTCGGACGACGCGATCGTGGAGACCATCGAGTCCACGGCCGGCGGCACGGTCCTGATGGTGAAACACTTCCTGCCGCTTCTGAGGTCGTCCCAGCGCCCCGACATCGTCAACATGGTCGCCGTACGGGACGCCGGCGGATCCTCCGTGGCGGCGGCGCACGAGGCGTTCTGGACGGCCAAGAGCGCACAGGCCGGGTTCGCCGAAATCCTTTCACAGCGACTGAGGCCTTCCGGTGTCCGGGTGTTCTCCCTGTATCCCCCCGACTTCTCCACTTCCGACCCGCGATTCGCCGAGTGGGACGGAATCAAGGCGGACGACGCGATACGCGACGAGAAACTCACCACCCAGGCCCTCTTCGAATGCATCGTCTACGCCGTTGAGCAGCCGCGTGACTGTTTCATCCGCTCCTTCCATTTCGAGCCTCGCTGA
- a CDS encoding PrpF domain-containing protein: MIATVVRAAGAPGPTLVVELSELPLGALALHAELRGLRESLEGSSYDRLAKIALYGPSGAPGTDLDYRFVQAMPDGSFDFRTGCGHSLLACVAAAGSPGPVTVRAVTTGDEVVCVSEQPHGGVPDTYTLHFLRAPDAPGVLPTGRPLDRLDGVPVSLVRYGNPYVFVDARDLGIRSRDQLFAAGEMVLRRLLALRALAAEVLGHPPHSALPKIAAVDYSAATPAVRAVTVGGWHPSLALTGATALAAAAALCGTVVRPLDGVVDTPGGPVTVSSTANRVSVHHKRATVLRRMELPWRIHATA, translated from the coding sequence GTGATCGCCACAGTGGTGAGGGCCGCGGGGGCTCCCGGCCCCACCCTGGTCGTGGAGCTGTCCGAACTGCCCCTAGGCGCACTGGCGTTGCATGCGGAACTCCGCGGCCTTCGGGAGAGCTTGGAGGGGTCTAGCTACGACCGCCTCGCCAAGATCGCCCTCTACGGGCCCTCGGGCGCGCCCGGCACGGACCTGGACTATCGCTTCGTCCAGGCCATGCCGGACGGCAGTTTCGACTTCCGTACCGGATGCGGTCACTCCCTGCTCGCCTGTGTAGCCGCCGCCGGGTCGCCCGGTCCCGTCACCGTGCGGGCCGTAACCACCGGGGACGAGGTCGTGTGCGTGTCGGAACAGCCTCACGGAGGGGTTCCGGACACTTACACGCTGCACTTCTTGCGGGCGCCGGATGCACCAGGCGTGCTGCCCACGGGCCGGCCTCTCGACCGGCTCGACGGCGTTCCCGTTTCCCTGGTCAGGTACGGAAACCCTTACGTCTTCGTGGACGCCCGCGACCTGGGGATCCGTAGCCGCGACCAGCTCTTCGCCGCCGGGGAGATGGTACTGCGCCGGCTCCTGGCCCTGCGAGCCCTCGCCGCTGAGGTGCTGGGACACCCGCCCCACTCCGCCCTGCCCAAGATCGCTGCTGTCGACTACTCCGCGGCCACCCCCGCTGTGCGCGCCGTCACCGTCGGGGGCTGGCATCCCTCGCTCGCACTCACCGGTGCCACTGCCCTCGCCGCGGCGGCCGCGCTGTGCGGTACGGTCGTGCGCCCGCTCGATGGAGTCGTCGACACTCCCGGCGGCCCGGTCACGGTCTCCTCCACGGCCAACCGGGTCAGCGTGCACCACAAGCGCGCGACCGTTCTCCGACGGATGGAGCTGCCGTGGCGTATCCACGCAACGGCGTGA